One Molothrus aeneus isolate 106 chromosome 6, BPBGC_Maene_1.0, whole genome shotgun sequence genomic window carries:
- the ANGEL1 gene encoding protein angel homolog 1 isoform X1, whose amino-acid sequence MIGTVLCYVLLPAARLLQALRDAFFTYRKNVLLAKSPSTQIEGVFAATRGRSVPEEQEALLQQWLEEGAGNLPASESVPTVRKVSVTLTSDWLEGSELLMSSLSDLNTSPELTQCTDQQHLELNALASSDLQDHAVAELARLPSEETVTVAGSAPWAAVVPQTDHQTSGCAGINVEVLNDDPAVLAWSLACDAEAVPPVLPAQPIQEAVPFYPVSSEVPYHEILWRDWEDLSVQPCVLEQVSKNTPLFEFRVMSYNILAQDLVEQGLDLYVHCHPDILNWNYRLPNLLQEIQHWDPDVLCLQEVQENHYWEQLEPTFKEMGFACFYKRRTGTKTDGCAVCYKHSRFQLISLSPIEYFRPGLDILNRDNVGLVLLLQPVLPEGLGLNAVSPLCVANTHVLFNPRRGDIKLAQVALLLAEIDKIARTTEGSYYPVILCGDLNSVPDSPLYKFIRNGELSYHGMPAWKVSGQEDFSQQLYSRKLLAPLWPSSLGVTDKCQYVTLCQPKKPGRREYSRDFLLQFRFCDAACERPPELVLLEGVTDAKPDRPAHWPKPAATVKDPDPQPFVPRCSGVIQHGLNLTSVYSHFLPQRGRPEVTTMPMGLGATVDYIFYSAEPVENKAGRRLYKDGALKLLGRLSLLSEDVLLMANGLPNPFCSSDHLCLLASFGLEISSLRES is encoded by the exons atGATCGGCACTGTGCTCTGCTACGTGCTGCTGCCGGCGGCGCGGCTCCTCCAGGCCCTCCGAG ATGCTTTCTTTACCTATCGAAAGAATGTGCTTCTGGCGAAGAGCCCGTCCACCCAGATAGAAGGTGTCTTTGCTGCAACCAGAGGAAGATCAGTTCCAGAAGAGCAAGAAGCCCTTCTCCAGCAGTGgctggaggaaggagcagggaatttGCCAGCCAGTGAGAGTGTTCCAACAGTGAGGAAAGTATCAGTTACACTCACTAGTGACTGGTTAGAAGGTTCAGAACTATTGATGTCCAGCCTCAGTGACCTGAATACGTCTCCGGAACTCACCCAGTGTACTGATCAGCAGCACTTGGAGCTAAATGCCTTGGCTTCTTCAGACCTGCAGGATCATGCAGTGGCTGAACTGGCCAGATTACCATCCGAGGAAACAGTGACTGTAGCAGGCAGTGCTCCTTGGGCAGCTGTGGTCCCACAGACAGATCACCAGACATCTGGCTGTGCTGGTATCAATGTGGAGGTGCTGAATGAtgacccagctgtgctggcctgGAGTTTAGCATGTGATGCAGAGGCAGTGCCACcggtgctcccagcccagcccattcAGGAAGCGGTGCCATTTTATCCTGTCTCATCGGAGGTGCCCTACCATG AGATCTTATGGAGAGACTGGGAGGATCTTTCTGTCCAGCCCTGTGTCTTAGAGCAGGTCTCAAAAAACACTCCCCTCTTTGAATTTCGAGTCATGTCTTACAACATCCTTGCCCAGGACCTGGTGGAGCAGGGCCTTGATCTCTATGTACACTGTCATCCAGACATCCTGAACTGGAACTACCGCCTTCCAAACCTTTTGCAGGAGATCCAGCATTGGGATCCTGAT GTTCTGTGTCTCCAGGAGGTGCAAGAGAACCAttactgggagcaactggaacCAACATTCAAGGAGATGG GCTTTGCTTGCTTCTATAAACGGAGAACCGGGACGAAGACAGATGGATGTGCAGTGTGCTATAAGCACAGCAGGTTCCAGCTGATCAGTCTCAGCCCCATAGAATACTTCCGGCCTGGCCTGGACATCCTCAACCGGGATAATGTGggcttggtgctgctgctgcagcctgtgctcccAGAAGGTCTAGGTCTGAATGCAGTCAGTCCTTTGTGTGTGGCCAACACTCATGTGTTGTTCAATCCCCGTCGAGGAGATATCAAACTGGCCCAGGTGGCATTGCTGCTAGCAGAGATTGACAAAATTGCAAGAACTACTGAAGGCAGCTACTATCCTGTCATCTTGTGTGGAGACCTGAACTCTGTACCTGATTCTCCACTCTACAAATTCATCCGGAATGGTGAACTTTCCTACCATGGGATGCCAGCCTGGAAG GTGTCTGGTCAGGAAGACTTTTCCCAGCAATTGTATTCACGAAAGCTGCTGGCCCCACTGTGGCCAAGCTCACTGGGTGTAACAGACAAGTGCCAGTATGTCACCCTGTGCCAGCCAAAGAAACCTG GGAGACGCGAATACAGCCGGGACTTCCTGCTGCAGTTCCGCTTTTGTGATGCTGCCTGTGAACGACCGCCAGAGCTGGTCCTCCTGGAAGGTGTGACAGATGCTAAACCAG ACCGCCCTGCACACTGGCCCAAGCCTGCTGCCACGGTGAAAGACCCAGATCCTCAGCCATTCGTCCCAAG GTGTTCAGGTGTTATCCAGCATGGCCTCAACCTGACCTCTGTCTACAGCCACTTCTTGCCACAGAGGGGACGCCCAGAGGTCACAACAATGCCcatggggcttggagccactGTTGATTACATTTTCTActcagcagagcctgtggaGAACAAGGCGG GTCGCAGGCTGTACAAGGATGGAGCCCTGAAGCTGCTTGGCcgtctttctcttctctctgaaGATGTCCTCCTGATGGCAAATGGCTTACCAAATCCTTTTTGTTCATCTGATCATCTCTGCCTGCTGGCTAGCTTTGGATTGGAGATCTCCAGCCTCAGAGAGAGTTAG
- the ANGEL1 gene encoding protein angel homolog 1 isoform X2, giving the protein MSSLSDLNTSPELTQCTDQQHLELNALASSDLQDHAVAELARLPSEETVTVAGSAPWAAVVPQTDHQTSGCAGINVEVLNDDPAVLAWSLACDAEAVPPVLPAQPIQEAVPFYPVSSEVPYHEILWRDWEDLSVQPCVLEQVSKNTPLFEFRVMSYNILAQDLVEQGLDLYVHCHPDILNWNYRLPNLLQEIQHWDPDVLCLQEVQENHYWEQLEPTFKEMGFACFYKRRTGTKTDGCAVCYKHSRFQLISLSPIEYFRPGLDILNRDNVGLVLLLQPVLPEGLGLNAVSPLCVANTHVLFNPRRGDIKLAQVALLLAEIDKIARTTEGSYYPVILCGDLNSVPDSPLYKFIRNGELSYHGMPAWKVSGQEDFSQQLYSRKLLAPLWPSSLGVTDKCQYVTLCQPKKPGRREYSRDFLLQFRFCDAACERPPELVLLEGVTDAKPDRPAHWPKPAATVKDPDPQPFVPRCSGVIQHGLNLTSVYSHFLPQRGRPEVTTMPMGLGATVDYIFYSAEPVENKAGRRLYKDGALKLLGRLSLLSEDVLLMANGLPNPFCSSDHLCLLASFGLEISSLRES; this is encoded by the exons ATGTCCAGCCTCAGTGACCTGAATACGTCTCCGGAACTCACCCAGTGTACTGATCAGCAGCACTTGGAGCTAAATGCCTTGGCTTCTTCAGACCTGCAGGATCATGCAGTGGCTGAACTGGCCAGATTACCATCCGAGGAAACAGTGACTGTAGCAGGCAGTGCTCCTTGGGCAGCTGTGGTCCCACAGACAGATCACCAGACATCTGGCTGTGCTGGTATCAATGTGGAGGTGCTGAATGAtgacccagctgtgctggcctgGAGTTTAGCATGTGATGCAGAGGCAGTGCCACcggtgctcccagcccagcccattcAGGAAGCGGTGCCATTTTATCCTGTCTCATCGGAGGTGCCCTACCATG AGATCTTATGGAGAGACTGGGAGGATCTTTCTGTCCAGCCCTGTGTCTTAGAGCAGGTCTCAAAAAACACTCCCCTCTTTGAATTTCGAGTCATGTCTTACAACATCCTTGCCCAGGACCTGGTGGAGCAGGGCCTTGATCTCTATGTACACTGTCATCCAGACATCCTGAACTGGAACTACCGCCTTCCAAACCTTTTGCAGGAGATCCAGCATTGGGATCCTGAT GTTCTGTGTCTCCAGGAGGTGCAAGAGAACCAttactgggagcaactggaacCAACATTCAAGGAGATGG GCTTTGCTTGCTTCTATAAACGGAGAACCGGGACGAAGACAGATGGATGTGCAGTGTGCTATAAGCACAGCAGGTTCCAGCTGATCAGTCTCAGCCCCATAGAATACTTCCGGCCTGGCCTGGACATCCTCAACCGGGATAATGTGggcttggtgctgctgctgcagcctgtgctcccAGAAGGTCTAGGTCTGAATGCAGTCAGTCCTTTGTGTGTGGCCAACACTCATGTGTTGTTCAATCCCCGTCGAGGAGATATCAAACTGGCCCAGGTGGCATTGCTGCTAGCAGAGATTGACAAAATTGCAAGAACTACTGAAGGCAGCTACTATCCTGTCATCTTGTGTGGAGACCTGAACTCTGTACCTGATTCTCCACTCTACAAATTCATCCGGAATGGTGAACTTTCCTACCATGGGATGCCAGCCTGGAAG GTGTCTGGTCAGGAAGACTTTTCCCAGCAATTGTATTCACGAAAGCTGCTGGCCCCACTGTGGCCAAGCTCACTGGGTGTAACAGACAAGTGCCAGTATGTCACCCTGTGCCAGCCAAAGAAACCTG GGAGACGCGAATACAGCCGGGACTTCCTGCTGCAGTTCCGCTTTTGTGATGCTGCCTGTGAACGACCGCCAGAGCTGGTCCTCCTGGAAGGTGTGACAGATGCTAAACCAG ACCGCCCTGCACACTGGCCCAAGCCTGCTGCCACGGTGAAAGACCCAGATCCTCAGCCATTCGTCCCAAG GTGTTCAGGTGTTATCCAGCATGGCCTCAACCTGACCTCTGTCTACAGCCACTTCTTGCCACAGAGGGGACGCCCAGAGGTCACAACAATGCCcatggggcttggagccactGTTGATTACATTTTCTActcagcagagcctgtggaGAACAAGGCGG GTCGCAGGCTGTACAAGGATGGAGCCCTGAAGCTGCTTGGCcgtctttctcttctctctgaaGATGTCCTCCTGATGGCAAATGGCTTACCAAATCCTTTTTGTTCATCTGATCATCTCTGCCTGCTGGCTAGCTTTGGATTGGAGATCTCCAGCCTCAGAGAGAGTTAG